The Lycium barbarum isolate Lr01 chromosome 10, ASM1917538v2, whole genome shotgun sequence genome includes a region encoding these proteins:
- the LOC132612977 gene encoding uncharacterized protein LOC132612977 — protein MCECFNAMIIEARDKPIITLLEKIRYLLMARMQANRDKSAKWDINDVCPRTKDILKKNQKATTEFIPRKSNEWNYEIIGANINNKWAAELLNKICSCRKWDLTGIPCKHAIAAIWAKKDEINVHDCYKVETYRRVYDFAILPMNGHDMWPKSNNIAPLPPKLVRTSTKGRKQTKRRKEPDDVVASRTKMKRRQTSLDYRKCHNTGHIRRTCKLYVVQSDLQVNKPSFYASSSSTCAKLPISINYI, from the coding sequence ATGTGTGAATGTTTTAATGCAATGATTATTGAAGCTAGAGACAAGCCAATTATCACTCTATTGGAAAAAATAAGGTATCTTCTTATGGCTAGGATGCAGGCAAATAGGGATAAAAGCGCAAAATGGGACATCAATGATGTTTGTCCTAGGACAAAGGATATATTGAAGAAAAATCAAAAGGCTACAACGGAGTTCATTCCTAGAAAATCTAATGAGTGGAACTATGAGATTATAGGGGCAAACATAAATAATAAGTGGGCTGCagaattactaaataaaatatgCAGTTGTAGAAAATGGGATTTGACAGGAATTCCATGCAAGCATGCCATTGCTGCAATTTGGGCTAAAAAAGATGAGattaatgtccatgattgttaTAAGGTGGAAACATACAGAAGGGTCTATGACTTTGCTATTTTACCTATGAATGGACATGATATGTGGCCTAAGTCAAATAACATTGCTCCATTGCCTCCCAAATTAGTAAGAACTAGCACTAAAGGAAGAAAGCAgacaaaaaggagaaaagaacCAGATGATGTAGTAGCAAGTAGAACTAAAATGAAAAGGAGACAGACTTCTTTGGATTATAGAAAATGCCATAATACTGGCCATATCAGAAGAACATGCAAACTATATGTTGTTCAATCGGATCTCCAAGTTAATAAGCCATCATTTTATGCTTCTAGCTCATCAACTTGCGCAAAGCTTCCGATTTCAATAAATTACATTTGA